GCGCATCGCCGTGATGTTCGTGCTGAGCCTGGGGCTGCTGGCCCTGCTCGGCTGGCTGATGACGCGCACGTGGTTCTACCTGGGCCTGGGCGTCGCGCCGAATCTGGTGGCCGACAACCACGCGCTGGCGCTGATGCTGTTCTTCCTGGCGCTGCCGGTCTTCATGTTCTTCGTCTCGCCGCTCGGAAGCCTGTCGTCCCGCAAGCACGAATTCGAGGCGGATGCCTTTGCCGCGCAGCATGCCGAGGCGTCGCGCCTGGTCTCGGCACTGGTCAAGCTGTTCCAGGACAATGCCTCCACCCTGACGCCCGACCCCATCTACTCGGCGTTCTATTATTCTCACCCCACCGCGTCGCAACGCGTGGCCCGACTGGTGCAGGCTGGCGCATGACGCGCGGCAAACCGGGCCGCGCGGGTCATAGCAAGCGGCAGGCCAGCACCGGCGAACACGGGCTGGTGATCGCCGCCCACGGGCGCCACTACCTGGTCGAGCGGGAAAGCGGCGGCCTGCTGCAATGCTTCCCGCGCGGCAAGCGCAGCGAGTGCGCAGTCGGCGATCACGTCATCTTCGAGGCGACCGCGGTCGACCAGGGCGTGGTGGCACGCGTGGAGGAACGCCGCAACCTGCTCCATCGGTCGGACCAGTTCAAGTCCAAGCTGCTGGCCGCCAATATCGACCAGGTCCTCATCATGCTCGGCACCGAGCCGGGCTTTTCCGAAGACCTGCTCGGCCGTGCGCTGGTGGCGGCAGAATCACTGGGGATCACCCCGCTGATCCTGCTCAACAAGATCGACCTGACCGCGCGGCTGGAGACGGCCCGAACGCGGCTGGCACTGTATCGCGAGCTCGGCTACGCGGTCGTGGAACTGTCGGTGCATGTCGCGCCCGAGGCCGCGCATGCCACGCTGGCGTCGCACGTGGCGGGGCGCGCCTCGATCCTGATCGGGCAGTCCGGCATGGGCAAGTCGTCGCTGCTGAACCTGCTGATTCCGGGCGTGGACGCACAGACGCGCGAGATCTCGGAAAAGCTCGACTCCGGCAAGCACACCACGACCTTCACGCGGCTCTACCATCTGCCCGCCGACTGGGGCCAGGGTGGCATGCTGATCGATTCGCCCGGCTTCCAGGAATTCGGCCTGCACCATCTGACCGAGGGCATGCTGGAGCGCGCCTTCCCCGAATTCCGCCCGCGCCTGACCGGATGCCGCTTTTACAACTGCCGCCACCTGCAGGAGCCCGGCTGTGGCATCCTGGGGGCGATGGCCGAGGGCAAGATCGACCCGCGCCGCCACGCGCTCTACGCGCAACTGCTGCACGAATCGGAGCAACAAAGGCCCTGGTGACCCACCCCGGAGGAGGACAGGTCGATGAAGCTGCTGATCAGCAGTCCATCGCTCGGCCTGGCGGCACACTGGCACAACGTGCTGGCCGCGGCCGGCATCCGCACGGAGCTGCGCAACCTCTACCTGAGCAGCGTCGCGGGCGACATCCCGCCGCAGGACTGCGCCGCGCAGGTCTGGCTGGTCCATCCGGAGCAGGAAGCGCAGGCACAGGCGCTGCTGGACCAGGCGCGCCATCCGCCGGCCGGACCGGCATGGCGCTGCCCGTCTTGCGGCGAGGAGCACGAGCCGCAGTTCGCCCAGTGCTGGCGCTGCGGCAAGGATCGCGAAACGAGCGCCTGAGGCGGACTCAGCCCAGCCACACGGCCAGCGATAGCATCGCCAGCAACAACATCCACAGCACCACCGCGCGCCACACCAGTCCCACGGCGGACTGCAGCGTACGCACGCTCGGCTCCTGCCCGACGTCCATCGGATAGGCGCCATCTTCGTCGGCGATGCGCTCGGCGGAATCGCGCTGTGCGATCGGCGCGCCCAGACGCACGCCCAGCGCGCCGCCGCCGGCGGCCAGCAGGATGCCGTTCACTTCATCGTTCCATTTGGTGGCGAGGTTGCGCCAGGCATACACGGCATCTTCGAAGTCGCCGACGATGGCGAAGCCGATGGCCGTCAGCCGCGCCGGCACATAGTCGATGACGCGGAACGCCTGGCGCGCGAAGAGGCCGAGCACTGGACTGCGCTCCATCGACGGCTCGCTCCAGTGGCGGGCCAGGTATTCGGCGCCGCGATAGAGCACCACGCCGGCCGGCCCGATCGGCACCAGGAACCAGAAAAACACACCGAACACATGGCGGTGCACCGCCACGATCGCGCATTCCAGCGTATGGCGCACGATCTCGTTGACCGGCATGTCGGCGGTCTCGTGCCCCGACCATTCGCAAAGAATCAGCCGTGCCGTGGTGAGATCGTCGCGGCGCAGCGCTTCGTGGATGTCCGTGAAGTAATGGCTGAACTGGCGGAAGCCGAGGGTCAGGTAGACCATCAGCACGTTCCACAGAAACGCCAGCCCGACGCTGATCGACGACAGCAGGTAATGCACCAGCGCCACGGCCACCACCGCCGGCAGCGTGACGAGGCACCATGCCAATACCGCATCGCGGCGCTGCCCCGTGTCGAACCATGTTTCCGCCCGCGCAGCCAATGCGCGCACGACATCGTAGATCGGGTTGTCCCGGCTGAGCGCACGGAACTGCTCGAGGATCAGCGCGCAGAGTACGGAGAAAAAGGTCATTGGGCTGGCGTTGCTGGGGCGCGCGGGCGCCATGAGAGCGATGAGCAAGACGATAGCACAGGGCGTGCGCATCACAGCGCGCCGTGCCGCTTTCGCTACGCGGCCAACAGGTGATAGAGGTTGCGCAACATGCCGGCGGTCGCACCCCAGATGAAGTAATCGCCACCGTCGGGGCGCCGGTAGGGCATGGCATAGAAGCGGCGCACGCGGTCGTCCCAGCGCAGCTCGCGCACCTCGTGGTTGGCCGGATCCATCAGGAAAGCGAGCGGCACCTCGAAGACTTCGGCGACTTCGCCCGGGTCCGGCCGCACGACGAAACCGGGCGTGAGCAAGCCCACCACCGGGCTCACATGAAAGCCGCTGCCCGTGATGTAGTCCGGCAGGCGGCCGACCACCTCGACATGCTCGGCACCGATGCCGACCTCTTCCGCCGTCTCGCGCAGCGCTGTCTCCACCGCATCGCGGTCCACGGATTCGCGCCCGCCGCCGGGAAAGCTGATCTGCCCGGCATGCTGACTGAGGGTGGCGTTGCGCTGCGTCAGCAGCAGGGTCAGGCCGGCGCTGCGCTGCACCAGCGGCACCAGCACGGCGGCCTCGCGCAGCTTGAGCGAAGCGTCGATCAGGCGCGATTCGTCGGTGTGCTCCGGCTCCCAGGGCGGCGGCGTACGCAAGCGTTCGCGCACGAATGCCGATGTCAACCGCCCCGGCCCAAGCGCAGGCAGCGATGCCGCGGGCGGCAACACCGGCAACTGCTCAGGATCGAATACGGGACGGCGCATGGGGCAAGCAGACTGAAATAGATGGGACAGGCAACACTCGCATCGAAGCAATCACCTGCCGCAAAAGAGAAAAAAGGCACCCGAAGGTGCCTTTTCGCAAAGCCTGCCGATTACTCCGCAGCAGCGCCCTTGCGCTTGAAGGACAGCTTCTCTTTGATGCGTGCCGACTTGCCCGAACGCTCGCGCAGGTAGTACAGCTTGGCACGGCGCACATCGCCGCGACGCTTCACTTCGATGCTGGCCAGCAGCGGCGAGTACAGCTGGAACGTACGCTCCACGCCTTCGCCCGAAGAAATCTTGCGCACGATGAACGACGAATTCAGGCCGCGATTGCGCTTGGCAATCACCACGCCTTCGTACGCCTGCACGCGCTTGCGGTTGCCTTCAACGACGTTCACGTTGACGATCACGGTGTCGCCGGGGGCGAACGGGGGGATCGTCTTGTTGGCCGTCAGGCGTTTGATTTCTTCCTGCTCGATTTGCTCGATGAGATTCATCTTTTTCTCCTGGACCATCATGCCGGCGTTCTGCCCGGTCGACTGACCGTGGCCCCGGTAGAGGATGGGGACTTCACTTGGCCGAGGCTTCCGCTTGGGAAGCGTCCGACCCCTTTGCCGTCGTCGCCGCGGCAGCGAGGAACACCTCATCACTGCGGGACAACAAACCCTGCCTGCGCGCCGCCTCGATCAGATCGGGCCGCTTGCGCATCGTATTCAATAGCGCCTGCTGGCGGCGCCACTTCTCGATCTCGGCGTGATGGCCACCCAGCAGCACATCGGGCACACGCACACCTTCGTACTCTTCCGGCCGCGTGTAGTGCGGGCAATCCAGCAGGCCGTTGACGAAACTGTCCTGCACCGCCGACTGCGCGTCGCCCAGCACCCCCGGCAACTGCCGCACCACTGCGTCGATGATGGCCATGGCGGCGATCTCACCGCCGGACAGCACGAAATCGCCGAGGCTGATTTCTTCATCGACGCGCCGGTCGACCAACCGCTGGTCGATGGCCTCGTAGCGGCCGCACAGCAACGTCAGCGCCGGCAACTGTGCCAGCTCCATCACCCGCCGGTGCGTCAGCGGGCGACCTTGCGGCGACAGCAGCACCACATGCGACGGCGCGGGCGCCTGCGCCTCGCGGATCACATCGAGCGCCGCCTCCAGTGGCTTGGCCAGCATCACCATGCCGGGACCGCCGCCGTAGGGCCGGTCGTCCACGGTGCGGTAATTGTCCGTCGTGAAGTCGCGCGGGTTCCAGGTGCGCAACGTGTACACCTGCTGTTTGGCCGCCCGGCTGGTGATACCCCAGTCGGTCAGCGCCCGGAACATCTCCGGGAACAGCGAGATGACATCGAACTGCATTGCCGAATTCTCCGGCCGCATGTTCAGTAATCCAGACCCCAGTCGACGACGATGCGCTTGCCTGCCACATCCACCGACTTCACATACACTTCGACGAACGGCACGAGCCGCTCGGTACCGCCTTCGTCCACGATGCGCAGGATCTGGTGCGCACCGTTGTCGAGCAGCCCGGCGACCGTGCCGAGCGATTCCTGCTGCTCGTTGACGACGGTGGAGCCGATCAGGTCGACCCAGTAGAACTCGTCGTCGGCCGGCGCGGGAAAGTCGGCACGGCTGATCCACACGGCACAGCCGCGCAACGCCTCGGCAACATTGCGGTCCGGCACGGCGGGCGACCCCGCCACCACCGAACCGCTGTGCTCCCGCGACGTCCCGACGGGCAACACCCGCCAGTCGGGCGAGACCGCCGGTACGCCAGCGGCCGGCTTCAGCCACCAGGTACCTGCGTGCAGCAACGCTTCGGCGTCGCCGTGCGGTTGCACCTTGATCCAGCCGCGAATTCCGTAGGCGCCGCCCACGTAGCCCACCTCGACCAGATCGTCGGGCAGGGACGGGTTGGCACCGGTACCCGGACGCATGCCTGCCAAGCGCTCCGCCACCTTTTGCGAGGTGGTTTGCGCGGAGGCAGCCAGCGGACCGGGCCGCGTACGGATCGGCGTCGACATGGGGCGCGTCACGGCAATACGTGCACGGACGGCACCATCGATCGACGCATGTTCAAAATTTAGGCAGCCGCTTTCTTGGCGCCCTGCTTCACCAGACGGGCAACGGTCGGCGACAGTTGCGCGCCCACGCCTTGCCAGTACGACAGGCGGTCTTGGGCAATGCGCAGACCTTCTTCACCTTCCGTGGCGACCGGGTTATAAAAACCCACGCGCTCGATGAAACGGCCATCACGGCGATTACGCGAATCGGCCGCAACGATGTTGAAGAACGGGCGCTTCTTGGAGCCACCGCGGGCCAGACGGATCACGACCATGGATCTTTTCCTTGAAAAACTGGGTATGCGTACAGAGAAACGCGCAAGTATAGCCCAATTTTCCCGACCAAACAAACACTTAGACCGGACGGGACTGAACACGGGATACACCGCGTGGCGTACACGGTACGGACGGTGGGCCATTGTGCTGGCGACGTGGCTTGGATGCGCACTGCCCGCCACAGCCAAGCTCCCGATCGGGACGTTGCGCGTGCCGCCCGGCTTCCAGGTCGAACTCCTTACCGACGCAATGCCGTCGGCGCGCGAAATGGCGCTGTCGCCCGCCGGCATCCTGTACGTCGGCAGCCGCACCGCGGGCAAGGTCTATGCGCTGCCGTTGCAGACACCCGGCGCGGCTGTGCGGGTGGTTGCCTCGGGACTGGAACAACCCGTGGGGGTCGCTTGGCGCGACGGCAGCCTGTATGTGTCCGCGGTGTCACGGGTGGTGCGACTGGACCGCATCGACACCCGGCTTGACGATCCACCCACCCCTGTCGTCGTCAACGACCGATTCCCGACCGAGACGCACCACGGCTGGAAGTTCATCGCCTTCGGGCCGGACGGCAAGTTGTACGTGCCGGTCGGCGCACCTTGCAACGTCTGTCATCGCGACGAAAACCGCTATGCCAACCTGATGCGCATGCATGCCGACGGCAGCGGCCTGGAGGTGGTCGCGCGCGGGATCCGCAACACCGTCGGCTTCGACTGGCACCCGGTCACACACGAGCTCTGGTTCACCGACAACGGCGCCGACATGATGGGCGATGACGTGCCCGACGATGAGCTCAACCGCATCACCGCGCCGGGCCAGCATTTCGGCTATCCGTTCTGCCACGCCGGCGATGTGCCGGACCCGGAATTCGGCGCGGGGCATCCCTGCAGCCAATACGTGCCGCCGGTGGGCAAGCTGGGCGCGCATGTGGCGGCCCTTGGCATGCGCTTCTATACCGGCAGCAGCTTTCCCCAGGCGTACCGCCACAACATTTTCATCGCCGAGCACGGCTCATGGAACCGCTCCGCCAAGGTCGGCTACCGGGTGGTGCGCGTAGTGCTCGATGCCGCGGGCAAGCTCGTGCGGCACGAGCCGTTCGTCGAAGGCTGGCTGCGCGGCCAACAGGCCTGGGGAAGGCCCGCCGACGTGGTGGTCGCGCCGGACGGCAGCCTGCTCGTCAGTGACGACTACGCGGGTGCGGTGTATCGCGTCCGCTACACCGGAAAATGAGCCGCTGCCTGGGCTGGGCGTGAGGGAAACATCTCGTTACACCGGTAACCTTCGGACAGTGGATGCGTCCTGAGTGAAGCCTTACATTGACACACATGGACACGCACCGCTGCCCTCGTTCGCAACTGCCAGGCACCTGTGCGGCGGCGCGTCCCTTCCGATCACTTGCCAGACAGGAGCTAGCCATGCCGATCCGCGCATTGCTTCGACCTCTTGCGGCGGGTGCTCTGATCGTCGCCTCTGCGGGCGCCCTGGCTGCCAACGCAACGACGCGTCAGGCATCCGTCGCCTTCGACTCTCCGGCACCGCCCGCCTGGACCCAGGCCACCAAAACGCCAGCGCCGAATGCCCACCCGCTGCTCGCCCAAGTCTTCTTCGTCGATGCGCGTGGCGACCAGGCCGCCCGCATCCGCGCGCAGATGGAGCGCATGGAAGCACGCGCCCGCGCCGATGATCGGCTGAACGGCCGCGTCCAGCCCCGCGAAGGCGGCGGTCGCGGCGACTGGCAGCAGCAGGAACAGCCGATGCGCCAGGAGCGTGGCAACCCGCCCGGCGGCTACGGCAACTGGCACGGCAACCGGCGCGGCTGACTGCCGTCCCGCCCCGCACACTCCGACGCCACCTCGCTGAACCCGACCGAGACAGCCCAGTCGCACTGGATCGCTGCGGCAACCGTTTAGTCTGCCGCAGCCGCCACACCGATCGCAACGACAACAAGTGCCTGCATGCTGCCCCAGCGTTCGCGCTATACGCGGCTCAGTTTCGGTCTCTTGTGGTCATCGGCCTTCATGACGACTCGCCCACCTGCTCTACGGCGAGGTCAGCCTGCGCCAGCAGGCGCCCAGCGACTGCAAGACCTGACGGCATCGATCAGCGTGCCGTCGCTGCGCCCCATCCCGGTTTAGCATCCCTGCCCGCCCCACTGCCAGCGAATCGCATCGCTGCGCGCATCCGGCCGGACCGACGGTCGCGGCCTCCGATTGCCGATCCCCCGATGATCCCCCGATCGCCGATCCGACATGCTCCCGGTGTCGCGCGAGGTGTGCGCTACAGCGAGCGTTGGGCGTAGAATGCCCGGCGCCGTTGCCGTCTTGCCGTGTGTCCCTCGCCTGCCATGCCTACAACTGCTCCGCTCAAAAAATCCAAGCTGCTGACCGTGCTGCTCGCCTTCCTGTTCGGCAGCGTGGGCGCCCATCGCTTCTACCTGAAGGGCGGACGCGATTTCTGGGCGTGGACACAGGTGGCGGCCATCGCGCTCGGCATCGTCGGCGTGGTCCTGCTGTGGTCGACGCATCGGAGCAGCCTGCCCGGCTGGGCATGCGCGATCATCGGCGGGGCCTCGGTACTCGCCGGCTTTCTGTCGGCGCTGCTCTACGGGCTGCGCCCCGATGACAGATGGGACGCGCAGTTCAATCCGGACGGCACGCCGACACGCTCGGGCTGGCCGGTCGTCCTGCTGGCCATTCTCACGCTGATGATCGGCACCGGCCTGCTCATGGCCGGCCTCGCCATCACGTTCCAGACCTATTTCGAATCGCAGGTGCAGGCAGCAAAAGCGCTGTCGCAATGATTCAGAACAGGCTGCCCTGACGCACATCGACCGGTCTGGCCTTGCCGGCGCGCGGCGGCGGTTTGAACTGCGACGTGTCGAGCCGCAGCTTGTCGTAGCGGTGATAGCTGAAGCCGAGCTTGTCGGCAGCCTTGTAGAAGCGCTGGCGCAGCAGGTCGGCCCAGATGCCGGTGCCGCGCATGCGGGTGCCGAAATCGGCGTTGTAGTCCTTGCCGCCATGCAGGTCGCGAATACGGTTCATCACACGTTGTGCGCGGTCGGGAAAATGCGCCGCCAGCCAGTCCTGGAACACCGGGTCCAGCTCGTGCGGCAGGCGCAGCACGATATAGCTGGCGAACATCGCGCCGGCTTCGCGCGCCGCTTCCAGGATCTGCTCCAGGTAGTCGTCGGT
The sequence above is drawn from the Ralstonia solanacearum K60 genome and encodes:
- a CDS encoding PQQ-dependent sugar dehydrogenase: MLATWLGCALPATAKLPIGTLRVPPGFQVELLTDAMPSAREMALSPAGILYVGSRTAGKVYALPLQTPGAAVRVVASGLEQPVGVAWRDGSLYVSAVSRVVRLDRIDTRLDDPPTPVVVNDRFPTETHHGWKFIAFGPDGKLYVPVGAPCNVCHRDENRYANLMRMHADGSGLEVVARGIRNTVGFDWHPVTHELWFTDNGADMMGDDVPDDELNRITAPGQHFGYPFCHAGDVPDPEFGAGHPCSQYVPPVGKLGAHVAALGMRFYTGSSFPQAYRHNIFIAEHGSWNRSAKVGYRVVRVVLDAAGKLVRHEPFVEGWLRGQQAWGRPADVVVAPDGSLLVSDDYAGAVYRVRYTGK
- the trmD gene encoding tRNA (guanosine(37)-N1)-methyltransferase TrmD — protein: MQFDVISLFPEMFRALTDWGITSRAAKQQVYTLRTWNPRDFTTDNYRTVDDRPYGGGPGMVMLAKPLEAALDVIREAQAPAPSHVVLLSPQGRPLTHRRVMELAQLPALTLLCGRYEAIDQRLVDRRVDEEISLGDFVLSGGEIAAMAIIDAVVRQLPGVLGDAQSAVQDSFVNGLLDCPHYTRPEEYEGVRVPDVLLGGHHAEIEKWRRQQALLNTMRKRPDLIEAARRQGLLSRSDEVFLAAAATTAKGSDASQAEASAK
- the rimM gene encoding ribosome maturation factor RimM (Essential for efficient processing of 16S rRNA), whose protein sequence is MRPGTGANPSLPDDLVEVGYVGGAYGIRGWIKVQPHGDAEALLHAGTWWLKPAAGVPAVSPDWRVLPVGTSREHSGSVVAGSPAVPDRNVAEALRGCAVWISRADFPAPADDEFYWVDLIGSTVVNEQQESLGTVAGLLDNGAHQILRIVDEGGTERLVPFVEVYVKSVDVAGKRIVVDWGLDY
- the rsgA gene encoding ribosome small subunit-dependent GTPase A, which gives rise to MTRGKPGRAGHSKRQASTGEHGLVIAAHGRHYLVERESGGLLQCFPRGKRSECAVGDHVIFEATAVDQGVVARVEERRNLLHRSDQFKSKLLAANIDQVLIMLGTEPGFSEDLLGRALVAAESLGITPLILLNKIDLTARLETARTRLALYRELGYAVVELSVHVAPEAAHATLASHVAGRASILIGQSGMGKSSLLNLLIPGVDAQTREISEKLDSGKHTTTFTRLYHLPADWGQGGMLIDSPGFQEFGLHHLTEGMLERAFPEFRPRLTGCRFYNCRHLQEPGCGILGAMAEGKIDPRRHALYAQLLHESEQQRPW
- a CDS encoding CobD/CbiB family protein, coding for MTFFSVLCALILEQFRALSRDNPIYDVVRALAARAETWFDTGQRRDAVLAWCLVTLPAVVAVALVHYLLSSISVGLAFLWNVLMVYLTLGFRQFSHYFTDIHEALRRDDLTTARLILCEWSGHETADMPVNEIVRHTLECAIVAVHRHVFGVFFWFLVPIGPAGVVLYRGAEYLARHWSEPSMERSPVLGLFARQAFRVIDYVPARLTAIGFAIVGDFEDAVYAWRNLATKWNDEVNGILLAAGGGALGVRLGAPIAQRDSAERIADEDGAYPMDVGQEPSVRTLQSAVGLVWRAVVLWMLLLAMLSLAVWLG
- a CDS encoding CoA pyrophosphatase gives rise to the protein MRRPVFDPEQLPVLPPAASLPALGPGRLTSAFVRERLRTPPPWEPEHTDESRLIDASLKLREAAVLVPLVQRSAGLTLLLTQRNATLSQHAGQISFPGGGRESVDRDAVETALRETAEEVGIGAEHVEVVGRLPDYITGSGFHVSPVVGLLTPGFVVRPDPGEVAEVFEVPLAFLMDPANHEVRELRWDDRVRRFYAMPYRRPDGGDYFIWGATAGMLRNLYHLLAA
- the rpsP gene encoding 30S ribosomal protein S16, with the protein product MVVIRLARGGSKKRPFFNIVAADSRNRRDGRFIERVGFYNPVATEGEEGLRIAQDRLSYWQGVGAQLSPTVARLVKQGAKKAAA
- the rplS gene encoding 50S ribosomal protein L19; the encoded protein is MNLIEQIEQEEIKRLTANKTIPPFAPGDTVIVNVNVVEGNRKRVQAYEGVVIAKRNRGLNSSFIVRKISSGEGVERTFQLYSPLLASIEVKRRGDVRRAKLYYLRERSGKSARIKEKLSFKRKGAAAE
- a CDS encoding NINE protein is translated as MPTTAPLKKSKLLTVLLAFLFGSVGAHRFYLKGGRDFWAWTQVAAIALGIVGVVLLWSTHRSSLPGWACAIIGGASVLAGFLSALLYGLRPDDRWDAQFNPDGTPTRSGWPVVLLAILTLMIGTGLLMAGLAITFQTYFESQVQAAKALSQ